The genomic interval CTCGCACCAAGCATCCTGCCGAGAGCTTTGAACGCCTCTGTCCCTCGCGGGGACCCCCACGGCGAGTGAGTCGCCTCCTTCCATTTTGAGATGACCTCGCGCGGGCCAATTGCGGCTGGCCATTGGGAGTCAAGAGCGTCATACAGCCGTTCGCCAGCGAGCCATGCGAAATCCTCGGGAACATCCTCTGTATAGCAAAACGGCAGGACCGCAATCGTCGCCGGCGAGGCGCTCGGGACTGGCGAGCGCTCTCCGTAGTAACTGGGCTCGCAAAAGATGCTCGAGCTCGGAGCACATCCCGCCAGCACTACTGCTAGAAGCAGAAGAAGCAGCGGCGGTGCGCTAGTGCTTTTCTCCTTTGCCATTGCTACCCGCCTCTGGGCGCCTCCTTGGGCGTATGCGCTTCTCGATCTCCTGAACAAAAGTGTCCCACTTCCGACACTGCGGGCAGCGCCAGTGAATCTGAGTGTCCTTGAACCCGCACTTGCCGCAGTAATAATAGACCGATTGCAGTTCGGGCAGCGAGCTGAGCTTCTGAAGCACTCCCAACGCTTCCTCAGGTTTCCCCTCCTTCAAATAGACCTTCGAGAGCCTTTGATAGCCGACTGTCGATGTGCTAGAAAGCTCAAGTATCCTCTCGTATTCTTCCTTGGCCTTGCTCAACTGCCCGGTGTCAAAGTAATAATCGCCGAGCGAAAGACGCGTGTTGATGTCGTCAGGGGTCTTGGCGAGAACTTTCTCGTAAATGCTCTTGATGTTTCGGACTGTGTCCTGCTTGAGATATACCTGCCGGAGCCGGTCAAACAGAAGAAACGCTAGGTGGGGGAAGTTATCAACGGCCTCCTCCCAAACGTGCTCAGCCTTCTTGAAATCGCCCTGAGCAAGGTAAACATCCCCCAAATACATCGGCACCGAGACACACGTAGGGTCTGTCTGTTTAGCCTTGTGCAACAGCGAAATGGCCTCCTTGGGCCGCTTGTTTCGCATCGCCTCCTCAAGCGCCACCTCGGTCAACAGATAGGCCAGCAGTCGCGAGCTTTTCTTCTTGGTCCTCTTGTCAAGCTCCAGCTGGCACTCATAGGCCGCCTTCCAGTCGCGCATCTCCTCGTGAACCCGCTCGAGACTCTCGTAGCTCTGGATGTGGTTCGGGTCCTCCTTGATCGCCTTCTTGAAAGCCGCCTCGGCTCTCTCCAAGAGCCCGCCTCGAACGTAATCCAGCCCCAGACTGTAAAGCGCACGGACACGCGATTGCAGGGGCAGATTAGGCCGTATCGAAACGCTCTCGTGGATCCGGATCGACCGGTCAATGTTGCCCTGCTCACGGTGAAGATTGCCCAGACTGATATAAGCAGCAACATCGTCCGTGTTCCTCGCGGTAGCGTCGGCAAGCTCCTTGATGGCCTTGTCTCGCTGATCATAAATCAGAAAGTCCAAGCCCCTAAGATAAGAGACCTCGGACGAAGGCTCCGTCACCGCCTGCCGACGCCGACGCCTGACGATGAATACGACAATTGCAATCGCCGCCAGCGCCGCGACCGCGTAGGAAAACACTGCCCATCCAGAGCTCATTTGCCCAAACTCCTAACAAAAGATCTCATGGCATCATTCGGTAACGCTGAACAACTGCTTCCCACTTGTTCTGAGCCTTCAGTATCATCTCGCACACCTCCCGAACTGCCCCATCCCCACCGCAATTCTGCGTAACGTAGTCGGCGGCCTCTTTCACCTCAGGCACCGCGTCCGCTACCGCAACTGACATGCCGACTTGGGCCATGATCGATAGGTCCAAAAGGTCATCTCCAATGAAAACAGCCTCATCCGGCAGAAGGTTCTGCTGTCTCAGTATCTCGTTCAGAGTGGCGACTTTGTTCTTAATATTTCGGTGGACAATAGAGATGTGCAGGTCCCGAGCACGGTGCGATACAGCATTGTTCTTCTTGCCGGTGATTATCCCTGTCTGAATGCCTCCGAACGAAAGGTACCTGATCCCGCTCCCGTCCCGAACGTCAAACCGCATAGTTATCTCACCGCTGTTGCTGAAATAGAGCTTGCCATTCGTCAAAACGCCGTCAGCATCCAACAGCAGAATCTTGACCCTCCGCAGCTTCTCGGTCAGCTCCTCAGAGATCATATCACCCAGATCGTAAGCCCCTGCTAATAACTTTCTGACTACCTAGACCGCAAACCATACTCCCACGAATGATATGGACTCGGCCCTTCTCTGTCAACAGCCCCCTCTGCCAGGCGTGCCCCCGGATTGCTGCCAACGCGCCCCCCTTTCGTGGTGTTTCAGACCCGGACCCGATCTTGTAGCGGTGCCGCTTGCCGTCCCCTCCGCCATCAAGGCGGGCCAAAATCACCGGCCGCCCTACGACATAAGCGTCTAAAGCCTCTCCTTGAACGCCCTTGTCGTTCCCTCGGGGTCCAGCGTCTTGAAAATCGCCGAGCCCGCGACGATGATCGAGGCGCCAGCCCGGACGACCTCAGCGACATTCTGAAGGCAGATGCCTCCGTCAACCTCTATCGGGCAATTCGGGTTTCTGGCGTCAAGAATAGCCCTGAGTCGCCTGATTTTGTCCAGGACAGACGGTATGAACTTCTGCGCCGCAAACCCCGGATTCACCGACATCAAGAGGATGAAATCCACGACAGGAACGATCTCTTCCGCTGTGTTGAGCGGCGTCGCCGGGTTCAGGACCACGCCGGCCTCAGCGCCGAGAGCCTTGATCGCCGCGATGGTCCGTTCAAGATGCGTAGCTGCCTCAATCTGCACACTGATCATGTCGGCCCCGGCCTTCGCAAAGCTCTCGATGTAGCGGTCAGGATGTTCGATCATCAGGTGAACGTCGAGCGGCAGGTTGGTTGAGGCGCGAGCCGCCTCGACAACGAGAGGACCGACAGTGATATTTGGCACGAAATGGCCGTCCATCACGTCGATGTGAATGATGTCAGCGCCGCCCCTCTCGACGGAGGCGATCTCCTCGCCCAGCTTGGCAAAATCGGCAGATAGTATCGATGGGGCGAGCTTAAGTGTCTTCAACTCTGTCCCTCAATTCAGAGAGCATTCTGCGGACTAGCCGCACCGGCAAGCCAATTACATTGTCCAGAGGCCCTTGCAGACCGGCTATGAATGAAGACGCACCACCCTGTATGCCATAAGCGCCTGCCTTGTCGAGCGGCTCGCCCGATGCGACGTAGGCCTCGATCTCATCTGGCTCAAGCCTCACGAAACGGACTCTTGTCTCCTCACAATCGAGAAGCTCCCTCCCCGATCCCGCGTCCAGAACGCAGACACCGGTGATGACCCGGTGCCAGCGATCGGAGAGGAGCCTGAGCATCCGCCGCGCGTCGTTCGGGGAGTTCGGCTTGCCCAGAATAGTATCATCAACCGCCACCAAAGTATCACAAGCCAGAAAAACGCGGTCTGAACCAGTCGTCACGCTCTTGGCCTTGGCACAAGCTAGCGCCTTGGCAAGCTCCTTCGGGTCACTAGGCCCGTCCACCTCTCGCTCAACCTGACCGGGCTGGACAATCTCGAACGGTATCCCAGCGCTCCTTAATAAGGAGGCCCGTCGCGGAGAAGCTGAGGCCAGCACGATTGCCAATGTCATCGCTATAAGGGCTGCTGCTCCCCGCCGACGTATTCTATCTTCAGCTCGCTCTTCTTCTTGCTCATAAACTCGCCCATTGCCTTGAACTTCCTCAGCCCCGGCAGCCAGTTCTTGACCTGGTCCTTCGCCTCTTCGTATGTCTTGACCTTGGCCGGCTGCTTCTCTGTTGCCTCAAGCAGACAAAATCCCGCCGTTGTCCTTACCGGGCCGGTCAGCTTGCCCACTTCGGCTGAGAACGCGGCCTCGTCGAACTTGTCACCCAGCCTCGCCTGGCCCCTACGAATCAAGCCCATCTCGCCGCCTTTCGGCGCCCATCTATCAGCAGAAGCCTCCTTGGCCACTGCATCAAAGGCCTCGCCCTTCTTGATCCGCTTCGCCAGGCTCAAAATCCGCTCCTGGGCTTTCGCAACGTCCGCCTCCGATGCCCCCTCGGCGACGTTCACCGTGATAGTCTTAACCTTGACCGTCTCCGGAGTGCTGAACTTGCTCTTGTTCTCGTCATACCACTTCTGCATCTCATCCTCTGTCGGCTCCGGGATATGTGAATAGACATCCTTCTCTATGTATTTCTCCCTTAGTATCGTGTCGGCCATTTGCTCGTGAAGGCTCTCATCGCTGGTTCCCGAAAGACCCGAGGACTGAAGGAACTTCTCTTTGCTGCCATACATCTTGTAAATCTGTTCGAGCTTCTCATCAATCTCCTTGTCCGTAACAGTCAAACCGCTTGCCTTCGCCTCATTCAATAGGAGCTTCGAGACCATGAGGTTCCTTATCGTGTTCCTTCTCTGCTGCTCCTTCTGCTGTGCCGTTAGCTCTGGCATCTTGCCACCGGACATCATCATGCTGTATTTAAGGTTTCTGGCGAGCAGCTCATCCACCTCGCCCTCGGTTACAGCCAAATCGCCGCTCTTGGCAACTACCTTGTTGGCATCCGTGGCCACTGTGCCCTCTGAAGCCCCCGCTGGTGCCTGCATCGCGGCCGGCGCTGGCGCCTTCGGTGCGCTTGTCTGTTCTCCCTCACCGCAGCCAACACAGGCAACTATCAACATCACAGAAGCCATCAAGGCCAAAATCCTGACAAATCTCATACATCATCCTCCTAATAGGAGCCCAATCACTCGAGCTAGTCGCGTCCGGTAGCCCCGGACCAAAGCAGGGCTCGATTCTTGCCTCACCCTAATAATTAGTCATTATGTCAAGGCAAACCGATGCGGTCAAGGCTTCGGGCAAGGTTGGTTTGGCAGACCTCTCAGGGAAGCCGAGCTATACGGCTCGTGTATCTTAAGAGGAATGGTGCGGGAGAATCTCAGCTAAAGACCGCCTCAAGAGGCCGAAAACCTGCTTGCACGATTCAGAGCTTGCTTGACGAGGCCGTGCCCCAACCCTACAATCGGTCTCAATCAATGTGAGGCGACGGTTGGCTAGTTTTTGGGGGGGAGAGTTGTGGTGGGATTTTTGGGTTCAAGCTGCGTGGGAGTCCTTATGAACAGATTTGGCCTATGGGCAATTTTTGTCGCTACTATGTTGGCCGCATCTCCTTTGCTGGGCAAGACAGAGTCACAGCCTGCGGCCTTCGAGCCCGAGCCCCGGATGTTAAAGCCGTCCGCCGTGATCGACGCGAACAGGAGAGTCGTCGTGATCAAGTCCAGGCTCCTAAACTGGATGAATGAGGAGTTGGAGGAGTTCTTCACCTCCGGGCTCCCGCTCAAGCTCTCTTTCAAGGCGGCTGTGTTTGAGGAGCGCGACTTCTGGTTTGACGGGCAGCTCCGTTCTATGACTGTCAAGAAAGAGGCATCATACGACCCGGTCAAGAAATCCTATACGGTGGTTCAGCTACAAGGCGACAAGCAGGTCAGCAAGACGTTTATGGACGAGAAAGACGCGAGGGCGAACCTGTTGAACCTGGAGACTGAGATACCCATACCCCTGCTGATGGAGAAATACCCCTTGCGCATCTATTCCGCTGGGGTGTTCTGCGACGTGGCTGCGAGCGAGGTGGATTTCCCCTTCGGTAAACTTTTGTGGTTTCTTAGGACGGGTTACACGACGAGCTGGTTTTACTCAGAGAGAATCTCTACTAGCTCGCTTCAAAGCGGTCGCTCTGGCTGGCAGCAAGGCTTCGGCACATCGCCGTCCACGGAGCCAAGTCCGGAGGTATATAAGTGACGAGGCAATCCGGGCCCGCGCCATCAGACGATCTTTCTTCCGAAGGCCGTTTAGCTCCGCATGAGGCGGTGAGAGAGGGAGAGCGGCCACCCAAGCTCGTAATGCGCCGCAAGAGGCTAATCGTCGCCCTCGCTGTCGTGCTGTTTTTGGTCATTGCCTCGTCGGTTGTCGTTTATATGGAAAGCGGCAGCCTTATGGACAACGAGGGCCACAGCGGCTCGAGTTTTGAGCGGGGCATTTGGCAGTTCACGCTCATGCTCAACACATTGATAACGATGCTGTTGGTGGTCCTGATCTTCCGCAACTTGATCAAGCTGTATTTCGAGCGGAAGCACAAGAAGGTTGGCGCCAAGCTCAGAACTAAGCTGGTGATTGCCTTTGTGGGCTTCTCGCTCATACCATCGATCTTACTTTACATGCTGGCGTCGGGCCTTGTGCGTGAGACTTTCGGCAAGCTACTGATTCCGGACGTCGAGAGGGTCTATCAGCAGGCGGTTGATATCGCGAGTTTCTATCACGCTCAGGACGTCAAGCGGGCGGAGCGCTGGGCGAGAATGATCGCAGAGCTGGTGCAGAAGAGGGGGCTGCTTTCGGCAAGCAGGCACGACGAGCTTGTCAAGCTGGTCTCAGATAAAGTGCGCGAGTATGGCCTTGGTGGTGCTCAGGTTCTGGAGGGCGACAAGGAGATTACAAGAGTTAGCGAAGCTAAGGCGTTGCTCACAGATGCGACTTTCAAGTTCGACCGAGACCGCATTGGCCTGCTGCTCAAGAGTGAGAAGAGCAGGATCGTTGAGAATCTCTCTGCGAATAAGGCCGACATTATTAGCTGTGCAGTGCCAGTCAAATCTCCTGAAGGAAAAGTGCTCGGTGCGGTCATTGTCAAGTATGTCGTCCCGCCGCAGATATCGTTGTCAAAGAAACAGGTCTCCTCCTCGATCACGCGTTATAGGCTATTCTCCACAAAAGAGGTCTGGAAGCAGAAGGTCTATGTCGCTCTGGTTCTGATCATTACCCTGCTCATAATTTTTGCGGCGACCTGGTTTGGGTTCTACGTGGCTAAGGTAATGACGGGTCCGATCGAGCGGCTCCTCAAGGGGCTTCAGTCGGTTGCCAGGGGCGATTTCGGCGTTCATCTTAGCGGCGAGACAGACGACGAGATGGGCCTTTTAGTAAATGCCTTCAACAAGATGGCGGCGGACTTAAAGGCGAGCAAGACCGCTGTGAACAAGGCCGAGAACCAGCTGTCGAGGTCGAGCCGGGACTACGACAGGAGGCGCCGGCACATGGAGTCTATCCTGTCGAACATCGCGACCGGGGTGGTGTCGTTCAACATCAAGGGCAAGATAACGATCATCAACGAATCGGCGCTGTCGATACTTCACCTTCAGGAGGAAGCATGTGTCCAGCGCGACTTTAAGGAGGTGTTCTTCGCTCCGGACCTGCGGGAGTTTGGGGACCTGATTCAGACGATCGTCAAGACGAATCGCAGCGTTCGCGAGCACGAATGCCAGATTACTATAAGAGGCCAAGTTCGAACGCTCTTGGTTACGCTGGCGGTTCTTCGGGACCGATCAGAGAACGAGATGGGCTTCGTGATGGTGTTCGAGGACCTCTCGCAGCTGCTGAAGGCCAAGAAATCGGCCGCGTGGAGGCAGGTGGCACGAAGGATAGCACACGAGATCAAGAATCCACTGACGCCCATACAGCTCTACGCTCAGCGACTTCAGAAACATTCCCGCAACCTAGGCCCCGAGGACCAGGCTCTGTTCAAGGAATGCATCGACACGATCATTCAAGAGATCAACGGCCTGAAGCTCTTGGTCAACGAGTTCTCGCGCTTCGCTAGAATGCCCGAAGTTCAGGCCCGACCCGACGACATTCATAAGGTCATCCAGGATGTTCTCAGCCTCTACGACGGCAACCTCTCAAACGCGAAGGTTAATCTTACGCTCGACGAGTCGGTCCCGCGAACCAAGATAGACGCCGAGCAGATGAAGCAGGTCTTCAAGAACCTTATCAACAACGCTCTGGAGGCTGCCAGCAAATTCGTCACTATCGACATTTCGACCCACTATGAGAATGTCCTGAAGATCGTCCGCATCGAGCTGGCTGACGACGGAGATGGCATCGATCAGGAGAGTAAGGAGAAGCTTTTCCTGCCGTATTTCTCGACCAAAAAGCGTGGGACCGGGCTGGGCCTTGCGATTGTGCAGAGGATAATCGAAGACCACAATGGTTACATCCGTGTAGAGGACAACGTGCCCAGGGGGACTAAGTTCATCATTGAGCTCCCCGGATAGCATGTTTTCGCATGAGGGATTCGTGTGACGAGACAGGACAGAAAACGGTGAGCAAGGCAAACGAGCAGATACTTGTCGTGGACGACAATCCCACGATTCGGTCTTCATTGATTGCTGTCCTGCAGGATGAGGGGTATGACGTGTCGGCGGTATCGGACGCTGGTGAGACGCTAGCCTTTCTGGAGAAGATGGTTCCGGCCGTCATTCTTCTCGATATATGGTTGCCCGGTGTGAGCGGGATGGAGGTGCTAAAGAAAGTCAAACAGGACCATCCCGAGGTTACTGTGATAGTTATCTCGGGCCATGGGACAATAGACTTGGCGGTTCAGTCGATGAAGCTCGGTGCCTATGGGTTCATAGAAAAGCCGCTCTCTTTGGAGAACATCCTCCAGCATATCCAGCATGCGCTCGAGTCTAGGCGGCAGAGCCTTCAGATTAGGGCTCTTAAGCAGAGGGTCAGGGGCAAATATGAGCTCATCGGCAAGAGCGAGGCGATTGAGAGGATTCGCGAGCAGGCGAAACAGGCCGCCCCGTCAAACGCAAGGGTCCTGATAATGGGGGAGAACGGGACAGGCAAGGAGCTTGTGGCGGGGATGATCCACGAGATGAGCCTTCGCAAGGACGGTCCCTTCATAGAGGTCAACTGCGCTGCTATCCCCGAGGAACTGATAGAGAGCGAGCTTTTCGGCCACGAGAAGGGCGCCTTCACCGGCGCTACCAGGCAGCGCATTGGGAAGTTCGAGCTTGCTCACGGTGGGACGCTCTTTCTCGATGAGGTGGGGGACATGAGCCTCAAGACACAGGCCAAGGTCCTAAGGTCTCTTGAGGAGCAGCGCTTCGCGCGCGTCGGCGGTGGGAGGCAGGTCAGTGTAGATGTCAGGGTGATCTCCGCCTCAAACAAGGACCTGGTGGCGCTCATCGAGAGAGATGAGTTCCGAGAGGACCTGTTCTACAGGCTGAACGTGATACCGATCGTCGTGTCACCGCTGAAGGAACGTCTTGAGGATATACCGCTCTTGGCGGATTATTTCGCCAAGCAGTTCTGCAACGAGTATGGCAAGAAAACCAAGCAATTCAGCAAGGCCGCAATGGAGCTTTTGCAGTCGTATCCTTGGCCTGGCAACGTGCGTGAGCTCAGGAACATAGTGGAACGAACGATGATAATGACGACCAATGCGGAGATTTCCGCACACCAGATACCCGACCTGGTGCCTAAAGCGACAGGCCCCATTGCGATTGCGAGGGACGTGCCACTGAAGAAGGCGAGACAACAGTTCGAGAAGGAGTATATTGTATATCATCTTCAACAGAATGACTGGGGCGTGAGCAGCACGGCAAAAAAGCTTGGGATTGATAGAACGAGCCTCTACAAGAAAATACATGCCTATGGTATAGCGGTTCCCTCAGCAGACCAAACTTGACATTCTGGACATCAACATGCAAACGATCGACTTGAGAGCGGAAACTGACGAATTGGTGGTAGCTGGCGCTGCCCAATTCAAGGAAATGCTCGAGGAACTCCTGAACGAGATTTTGGCGGCAGTGACAGACGACGACGAGATCGCTTTCATCGGGATAAGGTCCCGAGGA from bacterium carries:
- a CDS encoding tetratricopeptide repeat protein — encoded protein: MSSGWAVFSYAVAALAAIAIVVFIVRRRRRQAVTEPSSEVSYLRGLDFLIYDQRDKAIKELADATARNTDDVAAYISLGNLHREQGNIDRSIRIHESVSIRPNLPLQSRVRALYSLGLDYVRGGLLERAEAAFKKAIKEDPNHIQSYESLERVHEEMRDWKAAYECQLELDKRTKKKSSRLLAYLLTEVALEEAMRNKRPKEAISLLHKAKQTDPTCVSVPMYLGDVYLAQGDFKKAEHVWEEAVDNFPHLAFLLFDRLRQVYLKQDTVRNIKSIYEKVLAKTPDDINTRLSLGDYYFDTGQLSKAKEEYERILELSSTSTVGYQRLSKVYLKEGKPEEALGVLQKLSSLPELQSVYYYCGKCGFKDTQIHWRCPQCRKWDTFVQEIEKRIRPRRRPEAGSNGKGEKH
- a CDS encoding HAD-IIIA family hydrolase, with amino-acid sequence MISEELTEKLRRVKILLLDADGVLTNGKLYFSNSGEITMRFDVRDGSGIRYLSFGGIQTGIITGKKNNAVSHRARDLHISIVHRNIKNKVATLNEILRQQNLLPDEAVFIGDDLLDLSIMAQVGMSVAVADAVPEVKEAADYVTQNCGGDGAVREVCEMILKAQNKWEAVVQRYRMMP
- the rpe gene encoding ribulose-phosphate 3-epimerase translates to MKTLKLAPSILSADFAKLGEEIASVERGGADIIHIDVMDGHFVPNITVGPLVVEAARASTNLPLDVHLMIEHPDRYIESFAKAGADMISVQIEAATHLERTIAAIKALGAEAGVVLNPATPLNTAEEIVPVVDFILLMSVNPGFAAQKFIPSVLDKIRRLRAILDARNPNCPIEVDGGICLQNVAEVVRAGASIIVAGSAIFKTLDPEGTTRAFKERL
- a CDS encoding Maf family protein is translated as MTLAIVLASASPRRASLLRSAGIPFEIVQPGQVEREVDGPSDPKELAKALACAKAKSVTTGSDRVFLACDTLVAVDDTILGKPNSPNDARRMLRLLSDRWHRVITGVCVLDAGSGRELLDCEETRVRFVRLEPDEIEAYVASGEPLDKAGAYGIQGGASSFIAGLQGPLDNVIGLPVRLVRRMLSELRDRVEDT
- a CDS encoding peptidyl-prolyl cis-trans isomerase, translating into MRFVRILALMASVMLIVACVGCGEGEQTSAPKAPAPAAMQAPAGASEGTVATDANKVVAKSGDLAVTEGEVDELLARNLKYSMMMSGGKMPELTAQQKEQQRRNTIRNLMVSKLLLNEAKASGLTVTDKEIDEKLEQIYKMYGSKEKFLQSSGLSGTSDESLHEQMADTILREKYIEKDVYSHIPEPTEDEMQKWYDENKSKFSTPETVKVKTITVNVAEGASEADVAKAQERILSLAKRIKKGEAFDAVAKEASADRWAPKGGEMGLIRRGQARLGDKFDEAAFSAEVGKLTGPVRTTAGFCLLEATEKQPAKVKTYEEAKDQVKNWLPGLRKFKAMGEFMSKKKSELKIEYVGGEQQPL
- a CDS encoding DUF4390 domain-containing protein — its product is MNRFGLWAIFVATMLAASPLLGKTESQPAAFEPEPRMLKPSAVIDANRRVVVIKSRLLNWMNEELEEFFTSGLPLKLSFKAAVFEERDFWFDGQLRSMTVKKEASYDPVKKSYTVVQLQGDKQVSKTFMDEKDARANLLNLETEIPIPLLMEKYPLRIYSAGVFCDVAASEVDFPFGKLLWFLRTGYTTSWFYSERISTSSLQSGRSGWQQGFGTSPSTEPSPEVYK
- a CDS encoding ATP-binding protein → MREGERPPKLVMRRKRLIVALAVVLFLVIASSVVVYMESGSLMDNEGHSGSSFERGIWQFTLMLNTLITMLLVVLIFRNLIKLYFERKHKKVGAKLRTKLVIAFVGFSLIPSILLYMLASGLVRETFGKLLIPDVERVYQQAVDIASFYHAQDVKRAERWARMIAELVQKRGLLSASRHDELVKLVSDKVREYGLGGAQVLEGDKEITRVSEAKALLTDATFKFDRDRIGLLLKSEKSRIVENLSANKADIISCAVPVKSPEGKVLGAVIVKYVVPPQISLSKKQVSSSITRYRLFSTKEVWKQKVYVALVLIITLLIIFAATWFGFYVAKVMTGPIERLLKGLQSVARGDFGVHLSGETDDEMGLLVNAFNKMAADLKASKTAVNKAENQLSRSSRDYDRRRRHMESILSNIATGVVSFNIKGKITIINESALSILHLQEEACVQRDFKEVFFAPDLREFGDLIQTIVKTNRSVREHECQITIRGQVRTLLVTLAVLRDRSENEMGFVMVFEDLSQLLKAKKSAAWRQVARRIAHEIKNPLTPIQLYAQRLQKHSRNLGPEDQALFKECIDTIIQEINGLKLLVNEFSRFARMPEVQARPDDIHKVIQDVLSLYDGNLSNAKVNLTLDESVPRTKIDAEQMKQVFKNLINNALEAASKFVTIDISTHYENVLKIVRIELADDGDGIDQESKEKLFLPYFSTKKRGTGLGLAIVQRIIEDHNGYIRVEDNVPRGTKFIIELPG
- a CDS encoding sigma-54 dependent transcriptional regulator — translated: MRDSCDETGQKTVSKANEQILVVDDNPTIRSSLIAVLQDEGYDVSAVSDAGETLAFLEKMVPAVILLDIWLPGVSGMEVLKKVKQDHPEVTVIVISGHGTIDLAVQSMKLGAYGFIEKPLSLENILQHIQHALESRRQSLQIRALKQRVRGKYELIGKSEAIERIREQAKQAAPSNARVLIMGENGTGKELVAGMIHEMSLRKDGPFIEVNCAAIPEELIESELFGHEKGAFTGATRQRIGKFELAHGGTLFLDEVGDMSLKTQAKVLRSLEEQRFARVGGGRQVSVDVRVISASNKDLVALIERDEFREDLFYRLNVIPIVVSPLKERLEDIPLLADYFAKQFCNEYGKKTKQFSKAAMELLQSYPWPGNVRELRNIVERTMIMTTNAEISAHQIPDLVPKATGPIAIARDVPLKKARQQFEKEYIVYHLQQNDWGVSSTAKKLGIDRTSLYKKIHAYGIAVPSADQT